A region from the Dysidea avara chromosome 15, odDysAvar1.4, whole genome shotgun sequence genome encodes:
- the LOC136245887 gene encoding dynein axonemal heavy chain 10-like, with the protein MLTHKLLTLANGERIRLRKHCALLVEVSDLQYASPATVSRCGMVYVDPKNLGYAPFWEKWVNSIPNENDSKELMKLYEKYVPQCISMVLEGIVEGRQGDKLKTIVPLTNLNMVG; encoded by the exons ATGTTAACACACAAGCTCCTTACTCTAGCCAATGGTGAACGTATCAGACTGCGGAAGCACTGTGCCCTACTAGTGGAG GTTTCAGACTTACAGTATGCTTCACCAGCTACTGTATCACGTTGTGGTATGGTGTATGTGGACCCCAAGAACCTTGGCTATGCTCCATTCTGGGAGAAATGGGTGAACAGTATTCCTAATGAGAATGACAGTAAAGAATTGATGAAGTTATATGAGAAATATGTACCACAATGTATCTCAATGGTACTGGAGGGTATTGTGGAAGGTCGACAAGGAGATAAACTGAAAACCATTGTGCCACTAACTAATCTGAACATGGTAGGTTGA